The Myxocyprinus asiaticus isolate MX2 ecotype Aquarium Trade chromosome 39, UBuf_Myxa_2, whole genome shotgun sequence genome window below encodes:
- the med13b gene encoding mediator of RNA polymerase II transcription subunit 13-like produces the protein MMSSCFVPNGASLEDCHSNLFCLADLTGIKWKCFVWQGPTSSPILFPVTEEDPILCSFSRCLKSDVLSVWRRHQTPGRRELWIFWWGDDPNFAELVHHELSCNEDGTWESGLTYECRTLLFKAIHNLLERCLMNRSFVRIGKWFVKPYEKDEKPINKSEHLSCSFMFFVHGDSNVCTSVEINQHQSVYLLSEEHLTLAQQSSSSVQVILSPYGLSGTLTGQSFKLSDPPTQKLIEEWKQFYPIGPNTKDVTDDKMDDLEWEDDSLAAVEVVVAGVRMVYPASLVLVAQSDIPVVATVSSSTSGSYSGGQHSHMAHGDTAISSVTLTPPTSPEEAQAVSQPAQKWLKLSAMSGGFSMDSSSHCKIPRRLASQTVERVWQECNINRAQNKRKFSTMSNGVSEEETDKASTWEFVEPSQRTQCSCSRLKNQKQRACSTPGHPPSAGQPSQPSTKHKMAEKLEKGDKQQKRPQTPFHHRSSLCEEPTLEQGDGVHRLCLQSHEDSCYPSLHHADITASKTPILHGTDDEMSGSPQPPPLSPHPCERGDEVADGLKNSSSPLHQHFYPPSSEPCLVPQKPSDDSQLDPLPLLYPPPFPESLEPTVYMGSAINPNEDTTHNPWKYFRVPVGRNTDFHTPQLPVVTQFEDGNRSGGQDCIVSITERMSSSKRPLKVSEERVKMYEQKKNQYLSAAVCDGDQEQESDPYAFVEGDEEFTFSDKEKRPGVERETGKRNKRDDGSSSSSDDGQGSAGSKPLPTTSLIHETDLVVSINDLDNLFNSDEDELTPGSRRAAGGTEKKFGGKEPKPAAPDPLPCSADLHQMFPTPPSLEPHIMGYSPMNMGSKEYGNMESVAGLSLLDGTAISGNFKMEVEEGFCSPKPSEIKDFSYVFKSESCQALIGCSLYAPLKMLPSQCLLPVKLPEECVYRPSWAVGKLEMMQPIAGMTFLNKDSNIPSVGSAVEQDQSCTPQTHNTFMSNSAPPSNSGAGILPSPATPRFSAPTPRTPRTPRTPRGPASVQGSLKYENSDLYSPASTPSTCRPLNSVEPATVPSIPEAHSLYVTLILSESVMNLFKDCNFDSCCICVCNMNIKGADVGVYISDPNMDSQYFSMDPCSCGFSAVMNRRYGNGAGLFLEDELEIVGQGSDAGREAEKHFEAVRATSLQRGVVLKEQVPDDLVLLLQELCTNPFSPIIWPEHLGISHKLPMRLEERDYFSDCYLALEHGRQFMDNMSGGKVDETLVKSSSLHHWAKRNAFDISMLFSQDVLRMLLSLQPVLQDAIQKKRSVRSWGVQGPLTWQQFHKMAGRGSYGTDESPEPLPIPTLLVGYEYDFVVLSPFALPYWEKLLLDPYSSQRDIGYMVLCPDNEALLNGARTFFRDLTAVYESCRLGQHRPIAKSYADGIMTVSDSGFKPLADQPLSDWLPKTNNSSEAFSKLRLYAQVCQNDLASCLASQSLDSSLLSQRNPTSSSQSASSSNPVTATQNTTPTTNSTTNTNSATTTTTSTSSSSSQGIGTLPSVKPNSIPPFGAQGLQSNQQSTGQSTGTLGDGTSSTSQPQVQSEPAESTMEREKVGVPTDGDSHAVTYPPAIVIYIVNPFSYEETGTSSSMWTLGLLRCYLEMLQFLPPHIRNAVYVQIIPSQYLLQPVWSEERHIYAQHLKSLAFSVYTQCRRRLPTSTNVKTLTGFGPGLAIDTALKSPERPECLHLYAPPFVLAPVKDKQTELGETFGEAAQKYNVLFVAYCLSHDQRWLLASCTDQYGELLETCTISIDVPNRARRKKGSARRLGLQKLWEWCLGLVQMTSLPWRIVIGRLGRIGHGELQDWSILLSRRNLQSLSRRLKEMCRMCGISAADSPSILSTCLVALEPQASFVIMPDSVSTGSVFGRSTTLNMQTSQLNTPQDTSCTHILVFPTSAGLQAFNPINDVTDGMGGMDGILDLLSENDLVDPDLINILPNSPTTSPVHSPGSHYHHGGDGSKGQSTERMESHDESPNILQQPMALGYFVSTAKSGPLPDWFWSSCPQAKNQCPLFLKASLHLNVSSLQSDELYHSKHSHPLDSSHTSDVLRFVLEQYNALSWLTCDPATQDRRSCLPVHFVVLNQMYNFIMNML, from the exons TGAACACCTGTCCTGCTCCTTCATGTTCTTTGTACATGGAGACAGTAATGTGTGTACCAGTGTGGAGATCAACCAGCACCAGTCTGTCTACCTGTTGAGTGAGGAACACCTGACTTTGGCCCAGCAAAGCAGCAGCTCAGTGCAAG TGATCCTCTCTCCGTATGGTTTGAGTGGTACTCTAACAGGCCAGTCCTTCAAGCTCTCAGACCCACCAACCCAGAAGTTGATTGAAGAATGGAAGCAGTTCTATCCCATAGGCCCCAACACCAAGGATGTCACAGACGACAAGATGGATGACCTTGAATGGGAGGATGACTCCTTGGCTGCTGTTGAGGTTGTTGTTG CTGGAGTTAGGATGGTGTACCCAGCCAGCCTGGtgctggtggcccagtcagacaTCCCAGTTGTGGCTACAGTGAGCTCCTCCACCTCGGGTTCTTACTCAGGAGGTCAGCACAGTCACATGGCTCATGGAGATACTGCCATCTCTTCAGTCACCCTGACTCCTCCCACATCACCTGAGGAAGCCCAAGCAG TCTCTCAGCCTGCCCAGAAGTGGTTGAAACTTTCAGCGATGTCAGGTGGCTTTAGCATGGACAGCAGCAGTCATTGCAAGATTCCCCGCCGGCTGGCCAGCCAGACAGTGGAGCGAGTCTGGCAGGAGTGCAATATTAACCGAGCCCAGAACAA GAGAAAGTTCTCAACCATGTCCAATGGAGTAAGTGAAGAGGAAACAGACAAAGCTTCTACTTGGGAGTTTGTTGAGCCATCTCAAAGGACACAGTGCAGTTGCTCAAG GCTTAAAAACCAAAAACAGCGGGCATGTAGCACCCCAGGGCACCCTCCATCTGCTGGCCAACCTTCTCAGCCCTCCACCAAACACAAGATGGCGGAGAAGCTGGAGAAGGGGGACAAGCAGCAGAAGAGGCCTCAGACGCCATTTCATCACCGCAGCTCTCTGTGTGAGGAGCCGACCCTGGAGCAGGGAGATGGTGTTCACAGGCTTTGCCTTCAAAGTCACGAGGACAGCTGTTACCCCAGTCTCCACCATGCCGACATCACCGCCAGCAAGACTCCGATTCTGCACGGCACAGACGATGAGATGTCCGGTTCCCCTCAGCCCCCGCCGCTCAGCCCGCACCCTTGCGAGCGTGGAGATGAGGTGGCCGACGGGCTGAAAAATTCCTCTTCTCCCCTTCACCAACACTTCTATCCTCCTTCCTCAGAGCCTTGCCTGGTACCCCAGAAACCCAGTGATGATTCTCAATTAGATCCACTGCCCTTACTCTATCCGCCTCCATTCCCAGAGTCCCTGGAGCCCACTGTATACATGGGCTCTGCCATCAACCCCAATGAGGACACAACACACAATCCGTGGAAGTACTTTAGGGTGCCTGTTGGGAGGAACACAGATTTCCACACGCCTCAACTTCCTGTGGTCACACAGTTTGAAGATGGTAACAGGAGTGGAGGCCAGGACTGTATTGTGTCAATTACAGA GAGAATGTCCTCTTCCAAGAGACCTCTGAAGGTATCAGAGGAACGGGTGAAGATGTATGAGCAGAAGAAGAATCAGTATCTCTCTGCAGCTGTGTGTGATGGAGACCAGGAGCAAGAATCTGATCCTTATGCTTTTGTGGAAGGAGACGAGGAGTTCACCTTCAGTGATAAAGAGAAAAGGCCTGGAGTCGAGAGGGAGACGGGGAAGAGAAATAAG aggGATGATGGCAGTTCGTCGTCTTCTGATG ACGGTCAGGGTTCGGCTGGCAGTAAACCACTTCCCACCACCAGCTTGATCCATGAAACAGACCTTGTTGTGTCCATTAATGACCTGgataacctcttcaactctgatGAGGATGAGCTCACG CCTGGGTCCAGGAGAGCTGCTGGAGGAACAGAGAAGAAATTTGGTGGGAAAGAACCGAAACCTGCAGCACCAGACCCCCTGCCTT GCTCTGCAGACCTGCACCAGATGTTCCCAACCCCTCCATCTCTGGAGCCGCACATCATGGGCTACTCCCCTATGAACATGGGCAGTAAAGAATACGGGAACATGGAGTCAGTGGCTGGACTGTCTCTTCTGGATGGTACTGCCATCAGTGGTAACTTCAAGATGGAGGTAGAGGAGGGTTTCTGCAGCCCCAAACCCTCAGAGATTAAG GACTTTTCCTACGTGTTTAAGTCTGAGTCTTGCCAAGCGCTGATCGGCTGCTCCCTGTACGCCCCTCTGAAGATGCTGCCCAGCCAGTGTCTGCTTCCCGTCAAGCTGCCAGAGGAATGTGTGTACCGGCCCAGCTGGGCAGTCGGCAAACTGGAGATGATGCAGCCAATAGCAGGCATGACCTTTCTCAACAAGGACAG TAACATCCCTAGTGTAGGAAGTGCAGTTGAACAGGACCAGAGCTGCACCCCTCAGACACACAACACCTTTATGtccaacagtgccccacccagtAACAGCGGTGCTGGTATACTACCCTCCCCCGCCACCCCTCGATTCTCAGCCCCGACTCCACGAACTCCCCGGACCCCACGAACTCCCAGAGGCCCTGCCAGCGTCCAAGGCTCGCTAAAATACGAGAACTCCGACCTCTATTCTCCTGCCTCCACGCCCTCCACCTGTCGACCCCTAAATTCAGTGGAACCGGCCACTGTGCCCTCCATCCCCGAGGCACACAGCCTGTACGTCACGCTCATCCTCTCCGAGTCAGTTATGAATCTCTTCAAGGACTGTAACTTTGACAGCTGTTGTATCTGCGTCTGCAATATGAACATCAAAGGGGCCGATGTGGGCGTCTACATCAGCGACCCCAACATGGACTCGCAGTACTTCAGCATGGACCCTTGCTCTTGCGGTTTTAGCGCAGTCATGAACCGCCGCTATGGAAACGGCGCCGGCCTCTTCCTGGAGGATGAGTTAGAAATCGTGGGCCAGGGCTCGGATGCCGGACGGGAAGCGGAGAAGCACTTTGAGGCTGTGCGCGCAACCTCGCTGCAGAGAGGGGTGGTCCTTAAAGAGCAGGTCCCGGATGATCTTGTCCTTCTGTTGCAGGAACTGTGCACTAACCCTTTCTCCCCCATCATCTGGCCAGAGCATCTGGGCATCAGCCATAAGCTCCCCATGCGCCTGGAGGAGAGGGACTATTTCAGTGACTGCTACTTGGCTCTGGAGCATGGCAGACAGTTCATGGATAACATGTCTGGAGGAAAGGTTGATGAGACACTTGTCAAGAGCTCCTCATTACATCACTGGGCCAAGCGAAATG CTTTTGACATAAGCATGCTGTTCTCCCAAGACGTGCTGAGGATGCTGCTGTCTCTGCAACCTGTATTACAGGACGCCATTCAGAAGAAGAGGTCTGTTCGCTCATGGGGTGTCCAGGGCCCCCTCACCTGGCAGCAGTTCCACAAGATGGCTGGCAGGGGATCGTACG GCACTGATGAATCTCCAGAGCCACTACCTATCCCCACCTTACTGGTGGGCTATGAGTATGACTTCGTGGTGCTGTCTCCTTTTGCTCTGCCTTACTGGGAGAAGCTTTTGCTGGACCCGTACAGCTCCCAGCGGGACATTGGATACATGGTGTTGTGTCCCGACAATGAAGCCCTGCTTAATGGAGCCAGGACTTTTTTCAGAGACTTGACTGCTGTATATGAG TCCTGTCGACTCGGTCAGCACAGGCCCATTGCCAAGTCTTATGCTGATGGCATTATGACTGTGAGTGATAGTGGATTCAAGCCTCTCGCAGATCAGCCTCTCAGTGACTGGCTCCCGAAAACCAACAACAGCAGTGAGGCTTTCAGCAAGCTCAGACTCTACGCTCAAGTGTGCCAAAATGACTTGG CTTCGTGTCTGGCATCCCAGTCCTTGGACAGCTCACTACTTTCCCAGCGAAACCCTACCAGCTCTTCGCAATCTGCCAGCTCCAGCAACCCTGTCACAGCTACTCAGAACACCACCCCCACCACCAACAGCACCACCAACACTAACTCAGCTACCACCACCACAACATCCACCTCCTCTTCCAGCTCTCAGGGCATAGGCACATTACCTTCTGTCAAACCCAATTCCATTCCTCCCTTTGGGGCTCAGGGCTTGCAGTCCAACCAGCAGAGCACCGGTCAGAGCACAGGGACTCTGGGGGATGGCACGTCATCCACCAGTCAACCTCAGGTCCAGTCTGAGCCTGCAGAGAG CACAATGGAAAGAGAGAAGGTGGGTGTGCCAACTGATGGAGACTCCCATGCTGTCACCTATCCTCCTGCTATTGTGATCTACATTGTAAACCCCTTCAGCTATGAGGAGACAGGGACCAGTTCCAGTATGTGGACACTTGGTCTCCTGCGCTGTTATCTGGAGATGCTTCAGTTTCTCCCTCCTCACATCAGGAACGCCGTATATGTGCAA ATAATACCCAGCCAGTACTTGCTGCAGCCAGTCTGGAGTGAGGAGCGCCACATTTACGCACAGCATCTGAAGTCTCTGGCTTTCTCAGTTTACACTCAGTGCAGGCGGCGTCTGCCAACCTCTACTAACGTCAAAACGCTAACAGGCTTTGGCCCTGGCCTGGCCATTGACACTGCACTAAAAAGCCCAGAG AGACCAGAGTGTTTACATCTCTATGCTCCGCCATTCGTCCTTGCTCCAGtgaaagacaaacaaacagagtTGGGAGAGACTTTCGGAGAAGCTGCTCAGAAATACAATGTACTGTTTGTGGCCTATTGCCTGTCACATGACCAGAGATGGCTCCTGGCCTCATGCACTGACCAGTACGGAGAGCTACTTGAAACCTGCACCATCAGCATTGATGTACCCAACCG AGCTCGGCGTAAAAAGGGCTCTGCACGGCGACTGGGCCTTCAAAAACTGTGGGAATGGTGCCTGGGTCTTGTGCAGATGACCTCACTGCCTTGGCGAATCGTGATTGGCCGGCTTGGAAGGATAGGTCATGGGGAGTTACAAG ATTGGAGTATTTTGTTGAGTAGACGGAACCTGCAGTCTCTCAGCAGACGACTGAAGGAGATGTGCCGAATGTGTGGCATCTCTGCCGCTGACAGTCCCAGCATCCTCAGTACCTGTCTAGTTGCTCTGGAGCCCCAGGCTTCCTTTGTCATCATGCCAG ACTCTGTATCCACAGGCTCCGTGTTTGGCCGCAGCACGACCCTGAACATGCAAACATCCCAGTTGAACACTCCTCAGGACACCTCTTGCACTCACATCCTAGTGTTCCCCACCTCTGCCGGCCTCCAGGCCTTTAATCCAATCAACG ATGTCACAGATGGAATGGGGGGCATGGATGGGATTTTGGACCTGCTGTCAGAGAATGACCTGGTTGATCCTGATCTCATTAACATACTACCCAACTCTCCCACCACCTCCCCAGTGCATTCGCCAGGCTCACATTACCACCACGGAGGAGACGGCAGCAAG GGCCAGAGCACAGAGAGGATGGAGTCTCACGATGAGTCCCCCAACATCCTGCAGCAGCCAATGGCTCTGGGCTACTTTGTGTCCACGGCTAAATCGGGTCCACTGCCTGACTGGTTCTGGTCCTCCTGCCCGCAGGCAAAGAACCAGTGTCCTCTCTTCCTGAAG GCTTCTTTGCACCTTAATGTTTCCTCATTGCAGTCAGATGAGTTGTATCACAGTAAACACTCTCACCCTCTGGACTCCAGCCATACCTCAGATGTGCTCAG aTTTGTGCTGGAACAGTATAACGCCCTCTCGTGGCTGACGTGTGACCCAGCAACTCAGGACCGGCGCTCTTGTCTGCCTGTGCACTTTGTTGTGCTCAACCAAATGTATAACTTCATCATGAACATGCTCTAA